The genomic window CGCAGCGCCGCGACATGTTCGGCGGCGAGCGGTGGGCGCTGCCGGCGAGCGTGTGGCCTGCGCTGGCGCTGGCCGGCGACCCGCAGGCCGCGCTGATCACCGCCGCGCGCGAGCTCGGGGCCACGGATCCGGATCCGGGTGCGTTGTTCAACCGGGAGTCGCTGGTGCGCGGGCTGCGGTCGGCCATCGACGCCGACGGCCCGGCGTCACTGCGCACCCTGGCCGAGCGGCTGCTGCCCGGCGTCCCGGACGGCGAGGCGGTGCTGACCAGCGTGGTCGCGGTCGGCGCGAGCGTGCACGGCGCCGACGGTCATCCGGGACTCGCGGCGCGCTACCACTTCTTCGTCCGCGGCCTGCAGGGTGCCTACCGCTGCTTCGGCCCGCAGACGCATGTGCGGCTGCATCCGGCCGAGCACTGTCCCGAGCCCGGCTGCGGGGCGGCGGTTGCGGAGTTCACCGGCTGCCGCCGCTGCGGTGCGGTGTACCTGCTCGGCGATGTGCTGCGCGATGACGTGCGGCGGCTGCACCGGCTGGTGCCCTCGTCGCTGGACCGGTCGATGGACGACGAGGCCGACCGCAAGCACGGCTGGTTCGCCCTCATCTCCCGCGACGTGCTCGACGAGGACGACGCGACGCTGGACGAGACGATCACGACCGGCCCCAACGGCGCCGATCCGCACACCCTGTGCGGCACCTGCGGCTGCATCCGGGACGGGGACCGGCCCTGCCCGGCCGGCTGCGCGGGCCCGCAGATCAAGGTGTGGAAGATCAAGACCCGGCACCGGTCGCTGCCGCAGTGCATCTCCTGCGGCACCCGCTCCCGGGCGGCGGTCCGGCGCCTGTCCACCTCCGACCCCGGGGTGGCGGCGCTGGCGACCACGCTGTACCAGATGCTGCCGCCGGATCCGAAGGTGACCGGCAAGCCCGGGCAGGGACGCAAGATGCTGCTGTTCGGTGACTCCCGCCAGTCGGCGGCGTTCTTCGCGCCGTTCCTGCAGGACACCTACATGCGCAACCTGCGCCGCAACCGGGTCTATCAGGCGCTGGTGGCCAAGGACGACCCCGAGGAGCCGCCCGGCTGCTACGACCTGGCCGAGCACATCGCCCGACGGCGCGACGACGGCACCGGCCTGTTCACCCGCGCCCAGACCGCCGGCCAGCGGCTGCTGCAGACCTCGCTGTGGGTGCAGCAGGAACTGCTGTCCCTCGATGAACGGTTCAGCCTGGAAGGCGTCGGCCTGGCCACCCTGCACCTGGACCGCGACCCGTCCTGGGTGCTGCCGCCCAGGTTGGCCGACTACGGGTTCACAGCCGAGGAGGGGTGGGCGCTGATCGAGACGCTGCTGGGCACCGTCCGCCAGCAGGGCGCGGTCACCTTCCCGGAGAACGTGCAGCCCGACAGTGAGGACTTCGATCCCCGCCGCGGCCCGATCTACGTGCGGGAGTCCGGACCGGACCGCTTCAAGCGGATCATGGGCTGGCTGCCGACCACGCAGCCGAACAAGCGGATCGACTACGTGCGCCGCCTGCTCATTGCCATGGGTGCCGACCCGGCCCAGGCGCGGGAGATCCTGCGCGGCATCTGGACCTACCTGACCACCTCCAGTGTGGACTGGCTGGTGACCGGGCACGTGGACGGCGCCGGATCGGCGTCGCGGATCAACCACGAGATGTACCGCTGGCACCTGGTCACTTCAGACCGCCCGGCCTACCGGTGCTCCCAGTGCAAACGGATCAGCGCGTTCAGCGTCCGCGGTGTCTGCACCACGATGCACTGCGACGGCACCCTCACCGTCTTCGTGCCGCCGGTCGATGACGCCGACTACCACCGCGTCCTGTACCGCGAGCAGCACCCGATTCCGCTGTCGGTGTCCGAGCACACCGCGCAGTGGACCAGCAAGGAGGCCGCCCGCATTCAGCAGGAGTTCATCTCCGGCACCCTCAACGCGCTGTCGTGCTCGACGACGTTCGAGCTGGGTGTGGACGTCGGTGAACTGCAGACGGTGCTGATGCGCAACGTGCCGCCGACCATCGCCAACTATCAGCAGCGCGCCGGCCGGGCCGGGCGACGGCTGGGATCGGCGGCGTTCGTGCTCACCTACGCCCGCACCGGCCCGCACGACCTAGCTGTCTACGACGCTCCGGAACGATTCGTCGGCGGCGTCTCGGCCACTCCACGGGTGCCGATCGAGAACGTGCGGATCGCCGAACGGCACGCCTACGCGATCGCGCTGGCCGCCTACTTCCACACCACCTTCGCCGGGCAGAACCTGCCCCACTCCGGGCCGTTTCTGGACCGCACCACCGGCGTGACTGCCGAGGTGGACCGGTTGCGGAATTGGCTCACCACTCCTCCGCCACAGGTGGTGGAGGCGATCGGGCGGGCGCTGCCCCCCGGGGTGCACGCCGCGGTCGGGGTGGACACCGGCGAGTGGGCCATCCGGCTGGTCGAGCTGCTGGACGGGGCGGCGGACCTGATGGGCGGGGACATCACCTTCTTCCGGGACCGGCAGGAGGAGGCCAGCAAGAAGACCAACTACAGGTTGGCCGCCCGCTACGGCGACGTGCTGCGCACCATCACCGAGGTCGGGCTGATCGCCCACTTCGCCTCTCGCGGGATCCTGCCCAAGTACGGGTTCCCGGTGGACACGGTGGAGTTGGCGACCGCGTTCGGCCGCAACCGCACCGGCGAGGGCGGCGACCTGAAGTTGGCCCGGGACCTGTCGGTGGCGATCACCGAGTACGCGCCCGGCGCGGAGATCGTCGCCGGGGGCTACGTGTGGCGCTCCGGTGGGGTGCGACGGCTGCCCGACCGCGGCCTGGACGGCAAGCACTGGGACGTCTGCGAGTCCTGCCACTCCTACGCCGAATCCCGCGAGGGGCTGACCGACGCCTGCGCGCAGTGCGGCACGCTGCGCGCTCCGTTCCGCAAGTCCTACGTCATCCCCACCTACGGGTTCGTCGCCGCCCGCGCCGACCTGCGCCGCCCCGGTCAGGAACCACCGCTGCGGGTGCCCCGCGCCGACGTGCACGTGGTCTCCAGTGGCGAGGCGACCGACTGGTCCGCGCGCGCCCTGGCCGACGGCAGGACCACGATGCGGTGGCGGACCACGGCCCGCGGTGAACTGATCGCGGTCAACAACGGCGCGTTCAACCGCGGCTACATCCTCTGCTCCTGGTGCGGGCACGGCGAACCCAACACCGGCGCCGGTGGGATGAGCGCGCACAAGACGCTGCTGGACCAGACCAAGGACTGCAAGTCCACCGCCTACCAGGTGCGGGCGCTGGCCCACCCGTACCAGACCGACCTGCTGGAATTGGACCTCGACGTCCTGGCCCCACTTCCCTACACCACCGTCTACTCGGTGCTGTACGCCCTGCTAGGAGCGACCGCGACGGTGCTGGACACCGCCCGCGAAGACGTAGACGGCACGCTGATCAACCGGAAGGCTGCTGCGTCGTCGTTCTCCCGGCTGTTCCTGTTCGACACCACCCCCGGCGGCGCCGGGCTGGTCACCCGGATCCCGGGCCGGATGGAGGAGATCCTTAGCGTCGCGCGTGCGCTGGTGTCGGACTGCGAGTGCGGGGAAGAGACGTCCTGCTCCCAGTGCCTGCGCACCTTCCGTAACCAGAAGTACCACCACATGCTGGTCCGGGGTGAGGCGCGAGACTTCCTCACGCACATCACCTGACCGGCCGGCGTTCGGGGCAACGGTTCGGGGTGGTGGGTGGAACCCCCTCGGCTTGCGGCCGGCGGGGGTTCCACCTGCGGTACTTCCCCGATCCGCGTTCGGTCAGGCGCTCGCGGGCTGATCGATCGCCGCCTCGTAGAACGCGTCGGCCAGGGCGAGGATGACGCCGGTTATCCCGGGGCCGTCACTGAAGAAGTAGTCGGCCATGGTGTTGTGGGCGCCCTGGTTGTCGATGACCGCCTCGGTGACCGCTGCCTGGAAGTCCTGGGACTCCAGGAACTGCTTCTTGGAGTTCACCTGGGTCTGCTTGACCAGGTCGGGGTAGGCCAGCAGCCGCTGCACGAGACCGTGGACGAACTCCCGGACCTGCGACTCGGTGAACGACTCGGCGCCGAAGAGGTCGTTCATCTTGTCGATCACGACCTGGAGGGCGACGTACTTGGGCTCCTTCTTCGTGCCGGTGCCGGCGGCGCTGATGCCCTTGAGCTGTCCGTCGCCGGTCAGGGAGATGTCCACCGCGGCGCCCTTAGTGTGCTTGACCCCGACCAGCACCACATCGGAGAGGTCGACCTCTGCCGCCCAGGAGCTGTCGTCGATGACCCGCTCCAGCAGGCGCAGGAAGATCGACAGCATCTCTAGGTAGGGGTCGCCGTAGTCGACGATCTGGCTCATGAAGTCGTAGAGCCGCACGTACGTCGAGACGTCCTTGCGGAACAGGTCCAGCGCGTTGAGGGTGACCTTGTCGTCCTCCTCGAGCGCCCGGGCGTACCGACGCGCGAAGTCATGCTGGGCCGGGCTGATCGCCGCGGAGAGGGCGTTGTTGCCCTTGCGGGTGACCCACAGCTCGGCGACCTGCCGAACCTCGTCCTCGGTGTAGATACCCGTCTGGGCGAGCTTGGTCGCCAGGTGCACGACGACGTAGGGGTCGGTCTCGGTCTCCAGGGTGGCGTTCATGAAGTACGGCTCGAAGGCGACCTTGATGTCCTCGGGCTTGTTGACGAAGTCGATGACGAACGTCTTGCGCTTCTGCTCGCCACCGGCGGTGCGGTGGGTGCGGTTGAGCCGCGACAGCGTCTGCACCGCGGTCACACCCGACAGCTTCTTGTCGACGTACATCGCCGAGAGCAGCGGCTGGTCGAATCCGGTCTGGAACTTGTTGGCGACCAGCATGATCTTGTAGGTCTCGCCCTTGAACGCCGCCGCCAGGTCCGCGCCGGCGCCGGGGTTCATGTTGGCCTCGGTGAACTCGTCGTCCTTGCTCGGGGCCGGACCCCAGTCCTCGCCCCAGACCTCGGCCTCGTCCATCCGCACCGCGCCGGAGAACGCCACCAGCGTCCGGTACGTGTAAGAGGGGTCTGCGTCGGCCCGCTTCTCGATGTAGGCGTCGATCGCCTTCTTGTACTTCACCGCGGCCTTGCGTGAGTCGGTCACGACCATCGCCTTGGCCTTGCCCTCCAGCAGGTGGGCGACGTTGGCGTGGAAGTGCTCGACGATGATCTGCACCTTCTGGCTGATGTTGGTCGGGTGCAGCCGCACCCACCGCATCAGACCCTTGCGGGCCGCCCCCTCTTCAACCTCGCCCTCACTGTTGGCGTTCCCGGCGATCTTCAGGGCGGTCTCGTAAGCCTGGTAGCCCTGGAGAACGTCGAGGATGTACCCCTCCTCGATCGCCTGCTTCATCGAGTACAGGTGGAACTCCCGCGGCCTGCCGTCGGGCCCCTTGCGGCCGAACAACTCCAGCGTCTTGTTCTTCGGGGTGGCGGTGAAGGCCAGGTAGGAGATGTTGGACGACTCGGCCCGCTCGGTCATCTCCGCGGCCAGGATCGACTCCACGTCGACCTCGCCGCCGTCCTCGATCTCCTGGAGCTCCTCCGCGGTCAGGACCTGCTTCAGCTTCGAGGAGATCTGCCCGGACTGTGAGGAGTGCGCCTCGTCGGCGATGACGGCGAACCGCTTGCCCTTCAAGCCCGCGTCGGCCCGGATCTCCTCCAGCGCGTGCGGGAAGGTCTGCACCGTCACCGCGATGATCAGCTCGCCGTTCTTCAACGCCGTCGCCAGCAGGCTGGACTTCGACTTCGCGCCCGCCTTGCGGACGTCCTCCGGGCTGATGGTGGCCACGATCTTGCCGGTGCCGTCGATCTGGCGGATCGCGTCCTGGAGCTGCCCGTCGAGCACCGTGCGGTCCACGACCACGATCACGGAGTCGAAGACCTTCTCGTTGTCCACGTGCAGGCGGGCGAGCCGGTGCGCGGTCCAGGCGATCGTGTTGGTCTTCCCCGACCCGGCCGAGTGCTCGATCAGGTACCGCTGCCCGACCCCCTCCTCGGCGACCGCGGCCACGATGTCCGTGACCGCCTCCCACTGGTGGAACCGGGGGAACAGCATGCTCGTGCGACGCACCGAGGTGCCGGTGGCGACGTCCCAGTCCTCCCTGGTCTCCACGATCATCAGCCGGCCGATGATGGTGAGCCAGGCGTCCTTCCCCCACACCCGCTCCCACAGGTACGCCGTGGCCGACCGCCCGTCCGCGCCGGGCGGGTTCCAGGCCCCGGCGTCGTGGCCGGTGTTGAACGGCAGGAAGTGGGTCTTCTCCCCCTCCAGCCTGGTGGTCATCGCCGCCAGGTCGTTGGAGACCGCGAAGTGCACCAGCGCCCGGTGTCCGAACGACAGCAGCGGCTCCGGCCGGCCGTTTGTCAGCGGGTGGCGGTCCCTGCGGTACTGCTGGATCGCCTCATCCAGTGACTGGGTGAAGTGCGTCTTCAGCTCCGCCGTCGCCACCGGGAGCCCGTTGACGAAGAACACCAGGTCGATGCTGCGCCGGTCGGCGGTGGAGAAGTGCACCTGCCGCATCACCCGCACCCGCATCGCCGCGTAGTGAGCGTTCGTCGTGTCGTTCAAGCTGGTCTCGGGCCGGAACTGGGCCATCTTCAACCGGCCGCCGCCGATGTACTGCACCCCGTTGCGCAAGATGTTCAGCGTGCCGCCGCCGTGTTCCAGCGGCCTGTCCAGCGCTGTGGTGAGCACGTCGAGGAACTTCACCGGCGACCCGGCCGCCTTCAACGCCTTCTCGTACGCCGTCGGCTGGGTCGCTTCCAACCACGCGAACAGGTCCTCCGGAAAGAGCGCCCGTTCCCGGTCGTAGCCAGCGTCGTTCGTCGAGTACAGCCAGCCGTGGGCCGCGAGGTGTTCGCAGATCTCGGTCTCGAAGACGACCTCGTTGTGGTCGCCCATCACGCCACCTCACGCACGTCGAGTTCCCCCGTCACCGCCGCCGTGATCAACGCCGACCGACGTTCGCGAGCCAGTTCGATGAACCGCTCCGTCTCCGCAATCAGCGCGTCGATCTTCGCGGTTTGCTCGTCGAGGTGTGCGGCAATGACCCGCTGCTCGTCGACGGACGGCAGGGAAAGCTCGATCTCCCGCAGTTTCTCGCCTGTGAGGTGAACGAAGGAGACCGACCCGTAGTGGTTAGCGTAGTACGCCAACTCGTACAGCCGCAGCATCGACCAGTACACAAACCGGGCGTCCGCCTGATGGCCTACCCGCAGGCGGTTGACTGTCTTTTGGAAGGCGACTCCTGGCGCGGACTCGAACATGAATCCGGGACGCCCGACCGTGGCACCACCCTCGATCAGGAGAACATCTCCTGAACGGAGGTCGAATGCCTCCATTTCCGCCTCGGAGAATGGCATCTGGTTCAGATCCACGAGATTGACTGAGCCGTCCGCACGGACATCCGCGGCTCGGACATACGGCCTCAGCTCATCGCCCGGCCGAACCGCGCGGCCTGCATCCAGCATCTTCCCCAAGCTGGTCTCACCGATGTGCTTGATCCGGCGGCGCAGCCATGAGTCGGTCGGCGTCAGCGCGGTTGAGATGACGGCTGCACGGCGCTCCCGGAGCATGGCGATCAGGCGTTGCTGCTCGTCCATGAGTGTGTCGATGCGGGCGGTCTCGCGGTCGAGGTAGTCGGCGATGGCTCGCTGCTCATCCCGAGCGGGCAACGGAATCGGTGTCTCCGCGAGTGGCCCCAGATTGAGGGCGCGAAAGGTCGCACCGCCGATGGATGACTCCCAGAAGTCGACAGATGTCTGTGACTGGAGCGCCCAGACGACGTATCGCGTACACAGGCCGGGTCGCACCGCAACACGCGCGGTCCCCTGCGTGAGGTTGGCGCCGTCGAGTTCTTTCGGAACCACCATTGTCTTGCCGAATGAGGGACCAATCGACACCACGACATCCCCTGGCTTTAGGGATGAGCGCGCGTAGGCGGCCGCGACGTCAGCACTCGTGGTGCGGAGAGCGCTTGGATTGACACCGCGATGACCGTCCATGTCGACCGGTCTGATGTAGGGCACTCCATCTACGACGTCTTCGCCGGCTTGGACGATCCCATACGTGATCGGGCGGGCTGAATCGACCAAGCGCTTGAGAGGCACGGTCATCACTGCTCGACCTCTCGAAGAAGGTCGAGGATCTTGGCGACCTGCTTCTCCAGGTCGGCGTCGATCTCGGCGAGGGGGCGGGGTGGCACGTACTTGTAGAACTGACGGGTGAAGGGGATCTCGTAGCCGGTTTTAGTCTTGGTCCAGTCGATCCAGGCGTCGGGGACGTGGGGCTTCACCTCGGTGTCGAAGTAGGCCTGGATGACGTCGACCATGCCGGCTTCGCCGGCGGTGGAGCCGCCGTAGGTGAAGGGCACATTCTCGGTGTCGCGCTTCTTCGAGTCGGGCTTGGGATTGCCCTTGCGGTCGAGGATCGGGTTGCCGGTCTCGTTGAGGAGGGGGCGCTCGACGGTGATGGTCCAGTAGCCAAAGTCGTTGTTGGTCAGGACCTTGGAGTAGTCGGGGTCGGCGTCGGTGAAGTCGGCGTACAGCTGGGCGACTCTGGCGCGGTCTGCCTCGCTGAGCTCTCGGTTCTTCGAGCCGAGGCTCTTGCGCATCTTGGTCCAGCACGAAGCGCCGTCGATGAGCTGGACCAGGCCCTTGCGGTCGGGGCGCTTGGTGTTGTCCAGGATCCAGATGTAGGTGCCGATGCCGGTGTTGAAGAACATGTTGGTTGGCAGCGCCACGATGGCATCAACCAGGTCTTTCTTCAGCAGCCACTGGCGGATGTTGGAGGGCCCAGACTCCGCGCCCCCGTTGAATAGCGGCGAGCCGTTCATGACGATCCCGACCCGGCCGCCACCGTCCTCGGGTGCCCGTATCTTGTGGGCCAGGTGGAGCAGGAACAGCATTTGCCCGTCGGAGGTCGCCGGGAGCCCCGGGGCGAACCGGCCGTAGGGACCGGCTTCGTCGCGTTCCTTGGTGATGGCCTTGGCGTACTGCTTCCAGTCCACGCCATAAGGCGGGTTGGACATGCAGAAGTCGAACTGGCGTCCCTTGAACGCGTCGTCGGTAAGCGTGTTGCCGAAGGCGATGTTGGTCGCGTCGTGGCCCTTGGCGAGCAGGTCGGACTTGCAGATCGCGTAGGACTGAGGGTTGTACTCCTGGCCGTAGAGGCCGAGTCGGGCATCGGGGTTCTGGGCGAGGAGGTGCTCCTCGGCCAGGGAGAGCATGCCGCCGGTGCCGGCGGTGGGGTCGTACAGCGTGCGGACGATGCCGGCCTCGGTCAGCGCGGCGTCCTTCTCCGCGAAGAGCAGGTCAACAAGCAGCCTGATCGCGTCCCGGGGGGTGTAGTGGTCACCGGAGGTCTCGTTCGCGGCCTCGTTGAACTTCCGGATGATGTACTCGAACGCGTCGCCCATGTCAGAGTTCGACACGTTGTCCGGGTGCAGGTCCACCGCTCTGAACGCCTTGACGATCTCACGCAGGAGACCCGCCTTCTCCAGGGCGAGGATCTCCTTCTTGAAGTCGAAGTACTCGAACACGTCGACGTCGGCGGAGAATCGGTCGACGTAGTCGGTCAGGTTGTCCGCGAGCCCGTCGGCGTCGGCCAGCAGGTTGGCGAAGGAGTAGTTCGAGGTGTTGTAGAACGGCCGCCCGGTGGCCTTGCTGACCTCGACCTTGAGCCGGTTCGGGTTGTCGTACTTCGAGGCTAGCTCCCGCACGGTGTCGCGATCGGGCTCGAGGATGCAGTCGAGGCGTCGCAGGATCGTGAACGGGAGAATCACGTTGCCGTACTGGTTTGGGCGGTAGGGGCCCCGGAGTTGGTCGGCGATCGACCAGATGAAGCTTCCGAGCGTGCTCACAAATTTCCTCACGACAGGCGACGAGCGATCGCTGCTCAGTCTGCCGAAGACCGACGAGTACTCCGCACAGGCATGCCGAGCAGCACCGAGAAGCGACGCAGCGATCGGGCACTCCCCGCTGCGGGCGTGGGCGACCCGGTGAACCCGGCAAGCACCGGCCGACTCGTCGCGGAACCACGGGGCCAGCCACACCACCGCGGCGGCGCCCAGTCCGGACACGCACGCCAACGACTGTCCCAGGTGACCGCGATTGACCCGTCTCAGATGGTTCTCGACGATGCCGACCCGGCCGTCGTGGATTTGGGCCTGGATGTCCAGCCGAGAACAACCGACGGGCACCGCCTGGCGACAGGCTTGAGGGACATCCCCAAGTCGTCAGCGAGCACGTCTACGTTCTCGATCAGCCACGGGGTGGAGTCCCCGACTGCGGGGGTCCACGCAACCCGCGCCTTGGCGACCCGGCATAGGCGACCTAGTCCCCAAGTCGACCTAGTCCCCTTGCTGTCGAGCTCCATGACGTTGTCCTACGCAGTCCGCACCGCGTGTCGACCGTAGGGACCAGCCCTGGAGACCGGAGGGCGGGCCACCGAACCCTTGGCCGCCGACTGCGTAGTACGCACAGGTCCTGATCGTCCGGTCGTGTCCCCGACTGAATATGGCTACCTGCTTGGACAGTTGCGGAAGTCATGCCCTTGGTAGCCGCAGTTGCGGCACCTGCCCGCGTTGTCGCGGACAGCGCACGTCCGGATGTCGTGGCCACCCCTGCCGCACCTTGAGCAATGACGCGTCCCGCCTACGCTCATCTCCGCCGCCCCCGTGTTCTCACGCTCACGATCGCAGCCTAAGAGCCTGGGTCCGACTCGTGGCTGCTTTGAGCACACGGCACAGACATGTGTCGTGTCGTAGCGCCCCAAGCGGGCAGCGGCGCCACGCCGGTGCCGCGGACGCCGCCGACCCGCGACGGGGCCCGCCGCCGAGATCCGATCGGGTCGCCTCCGTCCGCGGGTCAGCGGACGGCGTAGCGCACCTGATAGGTGTCCTCCTCCAGCCGGAGCAAGTCCTTCTCGCGGAGTCGGACGGGATCGGGGAGCAGGTCGAGGCGCGCCGGAGTGGCCCCCGAAGCTCCGCGTCGCACGACGAGCACCGCGTAAGCCGCGCCTTCGCCGGCGGCAGAGAACCGCTGCGCCGTCGCCCACTCGTTGCGACTGAGCAGGAAGCGGCCGTGTGCGCTGCTCTTCACCTCGAGCGCGACCGGTTGCGGCGCGGCGCCTTCGTGGGTCGGCAGCCAACCGAGGAGGTCGTAGCCGAAGCCGTCACCGTGGCGGCTGACGTGCAGTAGGCCCGCGAGGTCTGCCAGTAGATCTTCCTCCTCAGCGTCGGGTGACGATGCCGCCGGCAGGTGTGCGAGCGCCGCCTCGACGGCGGCGCCCTGCGCATCGCGGCGCAGAAGGTCCGCGACCTCCTCCAGCGCCGCCGCGCGCTCGGCCGGCGCCAGCGCGAGCAGCGGCCGGACGACGCATGCAAGCGCCCAGCTCTCGGCCTCGTCGCCGAGCCGCTTCTTGCGCTGGTCCACCGACGCGTCCACCGTGACCCGGGGGACCGTCGTGGGCCCCGGCCGCCGGGGGGCTCGGTCGGTAGGCGTGGCAAGGCCGGCAGGAGTCGTCGGGGCCAGGCCTGCGGCGCCGAGGCGGCCGACGCGGTCGCGAACCTGGCGCACCAGCTCCTTGACCGGTGCCGCCAGCGCCGTTTCGACCGTCTCCGCAAGCGTGACCGGTAGCCAGTCGGACAGCTCCGCGAGCAGTTCGGCCCGGTCCGGCCCGGGCGCGGTCACGCTGTCGACCAGGCGAGCCGCCAGCCGGTCCTGGACGCCGGGGCGTCCTACGAACACCTGCGGTAGACAGGCGCACAGGTCGCTGGGCTGGACGACCCGAGACGGCAACAGCTGGCCCACCGCGTCGTGGTGGCCCCGGGTCGCCGCGCGCGTCTCGCCCGGTGTCGTCCTCGCCAGGGTGCCGAAGAAGGCGGTTTCCGTGCGCCACGACGCGGCCAGCCGGGCCAGCACCCGCCGTCGCTCGTCGTCGACGTACAGGGCGTCCACCCGCTCGTCGAGGTCGGCCGGGCCCTGGGCGCGGGCCAGTCGCACGAGCTCCGCCAGCGGGTTCGCCACCAGCGCCTCGACGTCGGGCGCGAGCCCGGCGACCGTGAGGAGGTGGCCGACGCCTGCGAGCACCCGGGTTGGGGCCGGGTCCAGCACGAGGGCAAGGACCGGTGGCGGCAGCAGGCCGTCGACGCCCGCGCGCGCGGCCTCCTCGGACGCGCCTGCCCCCGCCAGTACGGCGACGAGCCGCCTGCCGTGGAGGGCCTTCCATGCCCGTAGCTGCTGCGTCGCGGCGCGCACCTCGAGCCCCGGATCGCCGGCGTCGCGCAGCCGGCGGTCGAGTGCAACCAGGTCGACGCCGGCGTCGTCGAGCAGCCGGAGCACCGGTCCGGCGTCGGTGCGCACCGACTGCCCACCTCCTGCGGCAGCTACCTGTTCGGCAACCTCGGGCGGCAGCCCGGCCGCGCGCAGCTCGGCTGCTGCGTGGGGACCGACGGAGGTCGGTACGCCATACAGCACGGACAGGACCGCGTCGAACCACACCCGCGAGGTTCGCCGGTCCATCTCGGTGACGGCGCCGAGCCGCAGCCGCACCGCGTCGACGTCGTCGGTGCTGATGCCGAGGTCGTGCAGCACGCGCTCGCGCTCGGCGTCGTCCTCGGCGAGTAGCAGGAGCTGGAACGTGGCCGTGTACGCGGTGTTCTCGACCAGTACCGCCAGGTGGCTGGCGAGGCGGGTGCGCAGTCGGCGGGGCCAGTCGGGGCCGTCCAGGTCGTGGAACAGGACCGGCGTGAGTGTCGTGGCACCATCGAGGAACAGGTCATGCACGGAGCCCTCCCCCACGACGACCGTCCGCCCCGTGCCCACTGCCTCGACGTCCAGCACAAGGTCCGCGACCTGGCGCACCACCAACCCCTGCAGCCGGCGCGAGCGCGTCTCGAACTCGTTGCTCGTGGGCTCCAGCGTCTGCGCGCCCAGGCTGTGGTGGACCAGCACCGCGAACAACTCCGGCAGTCGCTCGGCGAGGGCGTCGGACATTTCCGCGGTGACATCGGTGCCGGCGTCGGCGGCCTGCCGGCGCACCGTGACCTCGAACGGCGTCAGGCCGAGCCGCCGGGCCACCGGCCCCTTGTCG from Geodermatophilus normandii includes these protein-coding regions:
- a CDS encoding restriction endonuclease subunit S, encoding MPLKRLVDSARPITYGIVQAGEDVVDGVPYIRPVDMDGHRGVNPSALRTTSADVAAAYARSSLKPGDVVVSIGPSFGKTMVVPKELDGANLTQGTARVAVRPGLCTRYVVWALQSQTSVDFWESSIGGATFRALNLGPLAETPIPLPARDEQRAIADYLDRETARIDTLMDEQQRLIAMLRERRAAVISTALTPTDSWLRRRIKHIGETSLGKMLDAGRAVRPGDELRPYVRAADVRADGSVNLVDLNQMPFSEAEMEAFDLRSGDVLLIEGGATVGRPGFMFESAPGVAFQKTVNRLRVGHQADARFVYWSMLRLYELAYYANHYGSVSFVHLTGEKLREIELSLPSVDEQRVIAAHLDEQTAKIDALIAETERFIELARERRSALITAAVTGELDVREVA
- a CDS encoding type I restriction-modification system subunit M; its protein translation is MPVGCSRLDIQAQIHDGRVGIVENHLRRVNRGHLGQSLACVSGLGAAAVVWLAPWFRDESAGACRVHRVAHARSGECPIAASLLGAARHACAEYSSVFGRLSSDRSSPVVRKFVSTLGSFIWSIADQLRGPYRPNQYGNVILPFTILRRLDCILEPDRDTVRELASKYDNPNRLKVEVSKATGRPFYNTSNYSFANLLADADGLADNLTDYVDRFSADVDVFEYFDFKKEILALEKAGLLREIVKAFRAVDLHPDNVSNSDMGDAFEYIIRKFNEAANETSGDHYTPRDAIRLLVDLLFAEKDAALTEAGIVRTLYDPTAGTGGMLSLAEEHLLAQNPDARLGLYGQEYNPQSYAICKSDLLAKGHDATNIAFGNTLTDDAFKGRQFDFCMSNPPYGVDWKQYAKAITKERDEAGPYGRFAPGLPATSDGQMLFLLHLAHKIRAPEDGGGRVGIVMNGSPLFNGGAESGPSNIRQWLLKKDLVDAIVALPTNMFFNTGIGTYIWILDNTKRPDRKGLVQLIDGASCWTKMRKSLGSKNRELSEADRARVAQLYADFTDADPDYSKVLTNNDFGYWTITVERPLLNETGNPILDRKGNPKPDSKKRDTENVPFTYGGSTAGEAGMVDVIQAYFDTEVKPHVPDAWIDWTKTKTGYEIPFTRQFYKYVPPRPLAEIDADLEKQVAKILDLLREVEQ